The genomic interval GCGACTTCGATAGGCTCGGAATAAATTGCATCTATTTTTTCTAAATCAATTTTTCCATATATACCAAATGGCGTATTTTTTTCGATATTTCCAATGAGTTGATCTTCTTCAATAAAAGTTCCTATTTTTTCACCAGGATGTCCATTCTTTCCTGACTGAATGCCTGAAACATTGGCAGGAACAATTTTTCCATCTTCACAAGGAATTGGCTGATTTGTATCACTATCTGTAATGACATGGCCTAATGCTCCATACACGGCAGTTTTAGGCTCAAAATACGTTAAAGTTCCTACACCGACCGCACTGTCTCGCACAAATAAACCAATTCTATATCGTTTTGTTTCCGAACATAAAATTGGCTTTATTTGAACATAAATAGTTTCTTCATTTCTTTTTAATAAAATATTCACGTCTTTTTGATCATTGCCGCAATTGTTTATGATTTCAGCAACTTCAATATCGCGACTTATTTTTTTATCATTAATTTGTAGAATGCGATCCCCTACACGAATACCTGCTTTCTTAGCAGGATTCTTCGTATCGCCGTTTGTATCAACAACAGGTGAGCTTCCAACCACAAGAACACCTTCCGATTTTAGTATAACACCGATAGATTGTCCTCCAGCTACCACTTTTATTGGTGAAACAATGTTCACTGCGATTTCTTTTACTGGAATGATTCCGAACAACTTAAAGTCCACAATTGCCTGTCCGTGTTTTAGAGGCTCTAAAAATACAGGTTTTGAAAAAAAATTTTCTGTAGCAATTGGTTTTAAATGTAATGTGTTCTCCAAATTTTCATGAACATTTATTGTTAATGGATATTGAACTTCCCAAAAAGCTATCTCATCCTCAAAAATTGTCATATAGTTCGGCAAGGCATAAATATTTCGAAACTGTGGAGACATTGTAAAAGCGACGATTAAAATTGCGAGTACAAATCCAATAAAAGGACGCCACTTCATTTTTAACATATTTTCACCCCACCTTATTCATTTATTAATTTGCGCTAAATTTATAAATTCCCGAATAAAGTGCGGATTATTCTAGCAAAACAGTGGGTTTTTTACATGGTAATTGAAAATCAAACAATATACAGCAAGGCACATGTTTTTTAAACATGTGCCTTGTTTTTCCAATTTTCTTTTTTCATAATTCCATTGTTAAACATTTCCAAAGCATTATTCAATGAAGCAGAAGTAATATTAGCTCCCGATGCCATGCGTGCAAGCTCATTGATCTGTTCTTCCTTATTCAATCGTTTTATAATGGTCCTGGTCTTTCCTTCTTGAACCTGCTTATCAATATACATATGACAATCCGCCATACAAGCAATCTGTGCCAAATGTGTTATACAAATGACTTGTTTATGCACAGCTACCATTGCAATACGCTCCGCTACCATTTGCGCTGTTTTACCGCCAATACCAGTATCAATTTCATCAAAAATCATCACACCAATTTTATCTTTTTTAGCACATACCGCTTTTATCGCTAATGCAATCCGCGATAATTCCCCTCCAGATGCGACTTTTTGCATGGCTTTCGGTTCTTCACCAGCATTGGCAGAAAATAATATTGCAATATTGTTTTCACCATTTTGATTCAATTGCTCGATTTGATTAACACGTATAACAAATTGTGCATTCTGCATTCCTAATTCACTTAAATGCCCTTGTACTTCTATAGCTAATTTTTCCGAGGATTTCTTTCGTAAAATAGTTATTTCATTCGCAAGCCGAATTAGTTTATCTTTTAAAGTATCTACTTCTTTCTTTAGCTCTGCTATATTTTGATCATAATTTTCAATGTCAAGTAATTCTGTTTTTGCTTTATTATAATAAAGCAAAATATCCTCGATCGTCGCTCCGTATTTTTTACGTAATTTATAAATCACGTCCATGCGTTCTTGCATTTTGCTCAGACGTTCTGGAGTATAATCTAAACATTCTCCATATTCTCTTATTTCATAGCTGCATTCTTCCAGTTGGCAGAGTGCATCCGTTACGATTGTAAGTGCATTTTGAATACGTACATCATACCGGCTGATCGTTTCTACACTTTTTTTTACTTCAGCCAAAGCTGGAAGAATTGCTCCATGGCCTTTTTCACCTTGTTCTAATAAAACATACGAACGTTTTACTAAATTTGATATTTTCTCTGCACTAGATAATAATTTAATTTCTGCTTCTAACGCAACATCTTCATTTTCTTTTAAACTTGCTGCAGCAATTTCATCCGTTTGCCACTTAAGCATATCGATACGCTGTACATATTCTCGAGAATCATTTTCCTTTTTCAGTAAATCATTTACTTTATTTTTCCATTCAAAAAACAGTTGCTGATAGACAAGTAATCGATCTAATATTTCGGAGTCATAATTATCAATCAATGCAAATTGATTTTCCATTTTTAAAAGCGCCTGATTTTCATGTTGCCCATGTATATCTACCAACTTTTCCCCCAAAGCTTTTAAAATACTTAG from Massilibacillus massiliensis carries:
- the spoIVB gene encoding SpoIVB peptidase; this translates as MLKMKWRPFIGFVLAILIVAFTMSPQFRNIYALPNYMTIFEDEIAFWEVQYPLTINVHENLENTLHLKPIATENFFSKPVFLEPLKHGQAIVDFKLFGIIPVKEIAVNIVSPIKVVAGGQSIGVILKSEGVLVVGSSPVVDTNGDTKNPAKKAGIRVGDRILQINDKKISRDIEVAEIINNCGNDQKDVNILLKRNEETIYVQIKPILCSETKRYRIGLFVRDSAVGVGTLTYFEPKTAVYGALGHVITDSDTNQPIPCEDGKIVPANVSGIQSGKNGHPGEKIGTFIEEDQLIGNIEKNTPFGIYGKIDLEKIDAIYSEPIEVASMNQIEPGYAEMLTVVDGQTIERFSLEIEKINMQNYPEGKGLIVKVTDERLLARTGGIVQGMSGSPIIQNGKLVGAITHVFVHDPTKGYGCFMDWMLMEGGIIPKKDVRSEQQLFGSLIQVYV
- the recN gene encoding DNA repair protein RecN yields the protein MLKTLAVWNFALIEYISIDFTTGLNILTGETGAGKSILIGSVGVILGYRTSSDHVRSGSDWMRVEAIFDIASHSEIHDFLMKNNIVDDGDTLIISRQISKNGRNVICVNHCHVTLSILKALGEKLVDIHGQHENQALLKMENQFALIDNYDSEILDRLLVYQQLFFEWKNKVNDLLKKENDSREYVQRIDMLKWQTDEIAAASLKENEDVALEAEIKLLSSAEKISNLVKRSYVLLEQGEKGHGAILPALAEVKKSVETISRYDVRIQNALTIVTDALCQLEECSYEIREYGECLDYTPERLSKMQERMDVIYKLRKKYGATIEDILLYYNKAKTELLDIENYDQNIAELKKEVDTLKDKLIRLANEITILRKKSSEKLAIEVQGHLSELGMQNAQFVIRVNQIEQLNQNGENNIAILFSANAGEEPKAMQKVASGGELSRIALAIKAVCAKKDKIGVMIFDEIDTGIGGKTAQMVAERIAMVAVHKQVICITHLAQIACMADCHMYIDKQVQEGKTRTIIKRLNKEEQINELARMASGANITSASLNNALEMFNNGIMKKENWKNKAHV